Proteins encoded together in one Kutzneria kofuensis window:
- a CDS encoding GNAT family N-acetyltransferase has translation MTLESLLAAHLAYLLSWDPDRPEDSDLAMYRSGVPHWTLNGVVRVRDHDLDDAVAEASSHFAGLPWLWWVGPDSDASVADGLLARGGTELARLPVMTIALDTFVVPDGVSVAEDVAEFVTAYAAVSEIRPEGVPVAVERELSLDVLRFAARVDGRIVGTAEAWISHDVVTVYFVGTQPGFRRQGIGTAVTAAALAAGRERGCRLGALTSSAMGEPVYRRMGFETVAEMRLFSLSA, from the coding sequence GTGACGCTGGAATCGTTGCTGGCCGCCCACCTGGCGTACCTGCTGAGCTGGGATCCGGACCGGCCCGAGGATTCGGATCTGGCCATGTACCGCAGCGGCGTGCCGCACTGGACGCTGAACGGCGTCGTCCGGGTTCGTGATCACGACCTCGACGACGCCGTTGCCGAGGCTTCCTCGCATTTCGCCGGGTTGCCGTGGCTGTGGTGGGTCGGGCCGGACAGCGATGCCTCTGTCGCGGACGGCCTGCTGGCGCGCGGCGGCACGGAGTTGGCGCGGCTGCCGGTGATGACCATTGCCCTGGATACGTTCGTGGTTCCTGATGGTGTGTCGGTCGCCGAGGACGTCGCCGAGTTCGTCACCGCGTATGCGGCCGTGTCGGAGATCCGGCCGGAGGGGGTTCCCGTTGCCGTCGAACGGGAGCTTTCGCTTGACGTGCTTCGATTCGCCGCCCGGGTGGACGGGCGTATCGTCGGCACCGCCGAGGCGTGGATCAGCCATGACGTGGTGACCGTGTACTTCGTCGGCACCCAGCCCGGATTCCGTCGCCAGGGCATCGGCACCGCCGTCACCGCCGCGGCGTTGGCCGCCGGGCGCGAGCGCGGGTGCCGGCTCGGGGCGTTGACGTCGAGCGCGATGGGGGAGCCCGTGTACCGGCGGATGGGCTTCGAGACCGTCGCCGAGATGCGGCTGTTTTCCCTCAGCGCTTAG
- a CDS encoding nucleotidyltransferase domain-containing protein: MSEQLPAGGIELSPAEIDALEARWAASWTPTEVAGRLAGIATPWCVAAGWALDLFRGRQTRAHGDIEIAVPAADFPEVRDRFPGYAFDAVSSGRIWENADKAVLAATHQTWLRDPQTENYLLDVFREPHDGDTWICRHDETIRLPYNDIIRHTDDGVPYLTPELVLLFKAKHARPKDQTDFDGTVPQLTKAQRTTLAELIAHIYPEHRWLEDL; this comes from the coding sequence GTGAGCGAGCAACTGCCCGCCGGGGGCATCGAACTGTCACCGGCGGAGATCGATGCCCTTGAGGCGAGGTGGGCGGCCAGCTGGACGCCGACCGAGGTCGCGGGGAGGCTGGCGGGCATCGCCACGCCCTGGTGTGTGGCGGCGGGCTGGGCGCTGGATCTGTTCCGGGGCAGGCAGACCCGAGCGCACGGGGACATCGAGATCGCCGTTCCGGCGGCCGACTTCCCGGAGGTCCGCGACCGCTTCCCCGGCTACGCCTTCGACGCGGTGAGCAGCGGCCGGATCTGGGAGAACGCCGACAAAGCCGTACTTGCGGCCACACACCAGACCTGGCTGCGGGATCCGCAGACCGAGAACTACCTGCTCGACGTGTTCCGCGAACCGCATGACGGCGACACCTGGATCTGCCGGCACGACGAGACGATCCGCCTGCCCTACAACGACATCATCCGCCACACCGACGACGGCGTCCCCTACCTGACACCGGAACTGGTCCTGCTGTTCAAGGCCAAGCACGCCCGTCCGAAGGACCAAACCGATTTCGACGGAACGGTCCCCCAGTTGACGAAAGCGCAGCGCACCACCCTCGCGGAGCTCATCGCCCACATCTACCCGGAACACCGCTGGCTCGAGGATCTCTAA